One genomic segment of Acinetobacter oleivorans DR1 includes these proteins:
- the gacA gene encoding response regulator transcription factor GacA produces the protein MITVLVVDDHELVRTGICRMLEDHADVEVIGQAESGEEAIAIVRQKHPQVVLLDVNMPGIGGVETTRRLLQTAPDTKVIAVSGLSEEPYPSLLLKAGAKGYITKGAPITEMVRAINKVMQGGKYFSADIAEQLASSYLSDTQQSPFDALSEREMQVAMMVVNCISAQEIADKLFVSVKTVNTYRYRIFEKLAIDSDVKLTHLAIRYGLIKP, from the coding sequence TTGATTACAGTTTTAGTTGTGGATGACCATGAACTTGTACGTACAGGCATTTGCCGTATGTTAGAAGATCATGCCGATGTAGAGGTCATTGGACAAGCCGAATCGGGTGAAGAAGCAATTGCTATTGTTCGTCAGAAACATCCTCAAGTTGTGTTGCTTGATGTCAACATGCCAGGCATCGGGGGCGTAGAAACGACACGTCGTTTACTACAAACCGCACCAGACACAAAAGTTATTGCTGTAAGTGGTTTATCAGAAGAACCGTACCCTTCTCTTCTGCTTAAAGCAGGAGCTAAAGGCTATATCACTAAAGGTGCTCCAATTACAGAAATGGTTCGGGCAATCAACAAAGTCATGCAAGGCGGCAAATACTTCAGTGCCGATATTGCTGAGCAGTTGGCGAGTTCCTATCTATCTGACACGCAACAATCGCCTTTTGATGCTTTATCCGAACGAGAAATGCAAGTTGCAATGATGGTTGTAAATTGTATTAGCGCTCAGGAAATTGCGGACAAACTTTTTGTAAGTGTAAAAACGGTTAATACTTACCGCTACCGTATTTTTGAAAAACTCGCTATCGATAGCGATGTTAAACTCACTCATCTTGCGATCCGTTATGGTTTGATCAAGCCATAA
- a CDS encoding DsbC family protein, translating to MSFTRSQIFLACTLASSLLFSACSKENKPQKEDALTATAPATGEASTIIERNDKQRLIETLQKQFKNANINAKILDIKPTEVPNLYWVNLEGMTSIYTTSDGKYLIQGDVIRLGGKELHNIGDNLQASENKKHLAALKNEDLIVYPAKGGKAKHVIYVFTDASCPYCHKLHEHIPEINEKGIEVRYIAWPRGEQFMPTMEAVWCSADRKAAFSQAVQGVNIPPAQCKNPVREQYQLGLNMGVNGTPAIYSVDGEYLGGYLTPDELIKRLDK from the coding sequence ATGTCTTTTACCCGCTCTCAAATTTTTCTTGCCTGCACTCTGGCATCTAGCCTTTTGTTCAGTGCTTGTTCTAAAGAAAACAAACCACAAAAAGAAGATGCGCTCACAGCGACTGCACCTGCTACTGGGGAAGCTTCAACCATTATCGAACGTAATGATAAGCAGCGTTTAATTGAAACTTTGCAGAAACAATTTAAGAATGCAAATATCAATGCCAAAATTTTAGATATCAAGCCGACAGAAGTTCCTAATTTGTATTGGGTAAATCTCGAAGGGATGACATCGATTTATACAACCAGTGATGGAAAATATTTAATTCAGGGTGATGTAATCCGATTAGGAGGCAAAGAGCTTCATAATATTGGAGATAATCTTCAAGCTTCAGAAAATAAAAAGCATCTTGCTGCGTTAAAAAATGAAGATTTGATTGTTTACCCAGCGAAAGGCGGTAAAGCTAAACATGTGATTTATGTGTTTACCGATGCAAGCTGTCCTTATTGCCATAAACTACATGAGCACATACCTGAAATTAATGAAAAGGGTATTGAAGTACGCTATATCGCTTGGCCACGTGGTGAGCAATTTATGCCGACCATGGAAGCTGTATGGTGTAGTGCAGATCGTAAAGCTGCCTTTAGCCAAGCAGTACAAGGTGTCAATATTCCGCCTGCTCAATGTAAAAACCCTGTTCGTGAACAATATCAACTTGGCTTAAACATGGGTGTAAATGGTACACCTGCTATTTATAGTGTTGATGGCGAGTACTTAGGTGGATATCTAACACCAGATGAATTAATTAAACGTCTGGATAAATAA
- the feoB gene encoding ferrous iron transporter B has product MSDALRIALVGNPNCGKTSLFNHLTGTRQKVANYAGVTVERKVGHFQLPSGRAVRVLDLPGTYSLNATSPDEVITRDVCLGKIAEEGQQDAFLCVVDATNLKLHLGLVLEMIGLGRPILLVLNMMDEARRRGIQINTQKLSQRLGVPVVETVAVRNAGIENLLHALDQEKYSVPQTELSGLTGTHHQKIDMIFKDVVHYVEQGDKRTDFLDRIFLHPVLGLLSLALMMFIVFQAVFAWAAPFMDGIEGFFGWLGEVIGSVITQPLLHSLVVDGIIAGAGGVVVFLPQILILFFFILVLEESGYLPRAAFLLDKLMFQAGLSGRAFIPLLSSFACAVPGIMATRSISDPRDRFTTIMVAPLMTCSARLPVYALLIAAFIPEKMVWGIFNLQGLVLFGLYMAGIVSALCVSFLMKFFQKDKSQHALLLELPSYRFPDLKSVGIGLLDRAKIFLKRVGGIIFALSILLWFLCTFPQPPEGATLPAIDYSFAGMLGHLIQPLFAPIGFNWQICIALIPAMAAREVVVAALGTVYALSATSDDAVAQGLSHLISADGTGWSLATGLSLLVWFIYAPHCLATLATVRRETGSWKHVAAMTAYLFGLAYLASFVTYQIASHYWG; this is encoded by the coding sequence ATGAGTGATGCGTTACGTATTGCCCTTGTGGGAAACCCTAACTGTGGTAAAACCTCTCTTTTCAACCATTTAACTGGAACTCGACAAAAAGTTGCAAACTATGCGGGCGTAACTGTTGAGCGTAAAGTAGGTCATTTTCAGTTACCGTCAGGCCGAGCAGTGCGCGTACTCGATTTACCGGGTACATATAGTCTAAATGCAACTAGTCCTGATGAAGTTATTACCCGTGACGTTTGTTTGGGTAAGATTGCAGAAGAAGGGCAGCAAGATGCGTTTTTATGTGTGGTTGATGCCACTAACTTAAAATTGCATTTAGGACTGGTGCTCGAAATGATCGGGCTAGGCCGCCCGATTTTACTTGTACTGAATATGATGGATGAAGCGCGTCGTCGTGGCATCCAAATTAATACTCAAAAGTTATCTCAACGTTTGGGTGTGCCCGTTGTTGAAACAGTTGCTGTTCGTAATGCGGGTATTGAAAATTTATTACATGCCCTTGATCAAGAAAAATACAGTGTGCCACAAACCGAATTGAGTGGTTTAACTGGAACTCATCATCAAAAAATCGATATGATTTTTAAAGATGTTGTTCATTATGTTGAGCAGGGTGATAAGCGTACTGATTTTCTAGATCGAATTTTCTTGCATCCAGTTTTAGGCCTGCTCAGCCTTGCGCTCATGATGTTTATTGTGTTCCAAGCAGTTTTTGCGTGGGCAGCCCCATTCATGGATGGCATTGAAGGTTTCTTCGGCTGGTTGGGTGAAGTAATCGGAAGTGTGATTACACAGCCCCTACTACATAGTTTGGTCGTTGATGGAATTATCGCGGGTGCTGGTGGTGTTGTGGTGTTCTTGCCACAAATTCTGATCTTGTTCTTCTTCATTTTAGTATTAGAAGAATCTGGCTATTTACCGCGTGCAGCATTTTTGCTTGATAAGTTAATGTTTCAAGCTGGTTTAAGTGGACGAGCTTTCATCCCTTTACTTTCAAGCTTTGCCTGTGCAGTACCGGGAATCATGGCAACGCGTAGTATTAGCGACCCTCGTGATCGCTTTACGACCATTATGGTTGCGCCATTAATGACTTGTTCGGCACGTTTGCCAGTATATGCCTTGCTGATTGCTGCATTTATTCCAGAGAAAATGGTCTGGGGTATTTTCAACCTACAAGGTCTGGTGCTATTCGGTCTCTATATGGCTGGTATTGTGAGTGCACTTTGTGTTTCATTTTTAATGAAATTCTTCCAAAAAGATAAGTCTCAACATGCCTTATTGCTAGAGCTGCCGAGTTATCGTTTCCCTGATTTAAAAAGTGTGGGAATCGGTTTGCTCGACCGTGCAAAGATCTTTTTAAAACGCGTCGGCGGAATCATTTTTGCGCTCTCTATTTTGCTCTGGTTTTTGTGTACTTTCCCACAACCACCAGAAGGGGCGACATTACCAGCTATAGATTATAGTTTTGCCGGTATGCTCGGACACCTTATTCAACCTTTATTTGCTCCAATTGGTTTTAACTGGCAAATCTGTATTGCTTTAATTCCAGCTATGGCTGCACGTGAAGTTGTGGTTGCAGCATTAGGTACGGTTTATGCCTTGTCTGCAACGAGTGACGATGCTGTAGCTCAAGGTTTGTCACATCTGATTAGTGCAGATGGCACAGGTTGGTCTTTGGCAACAGGATTGTCGCTTTTAGTGTGGTTCATTTATGCCCCACATTGTTTGGCTACGTTGGCAACAGTACGACGTGAAACAGGTTCATGGAAACATGTTGCTGCCATGACTGCATATCTGTTCGGTTTGGCTTATTTGGCATCGTTTGTTACCTATCAAATTGCTTCCCACTATTGGGGTTAA
- the thrC gene encoding threonine synthase, producing the protein MSNANRYTGLVDRYRDRLPVSATTRAISLGEGNTPLIKLENIPRIIGKDVEIYVKYEGLNPTGSFKDRGMTMAVTKAVEEGSKAIICASTGNTSAAAAAYAARAGIKAFVLIPEGKIAMGKMAQAMMYGAITMQIRGNFDDGMRLVKEVADQAPVTIVNSINPYRLQGQKTIAYEIVEALGRAPDYHCLPVGNAGNITAHWMGYTEAVANQPADQFEQVIYDAATDQFTGPKPEGLPTMVGYQASGAAPFLRGAPVESPETVATAIRIGNPQSWNHAKAVVRDSKGWFDELQDSEILEAQRLLSMYEGVFVEPASAASIGGAIRDIKAGKIAEGSVIVCTVTGNGLKDPDTAIKQCADAVMLSIDATMSQVKDSILSNM; encoded by the coding sequence ATGTCTAATGCCAATCGTTATACTGGTCTTGTAGATCGTTATCGTGACCGTTTGCCAGTTTCGGCAACTACTCGTGCTATCTCTTTGGGTGAAGGCAACACCCCACTCATTAAACTTGAGAATATTCCACGTATTATTGGCAAAGATGTTGAAATTTATGTGAAATATGAGGGCTTAAACCCAACTGGTTCATTTAAAGACCGTGGTATGACCATGGCTGTAACCAAAGCGGTTGAAGAAGGCTCTAAAGCGATTATCTGTGCATCTACGGGTAACACTTCTGCTGCTGCTGCTGCTTATGCTGCACGCGCAGGTATCAAAGCATTTGTTTTGATTCCAGAAGGCAAAATTGCAATGGGTAAAATGGCGCAAGCGATGATGTATGGTGCAATCACTATGCAAATTCGTGGTAACTTCGATGATGGTATGCGTCTTGTAAAAGAAGTTGCTGATCAAGCACCTGTAACGATTGTAAACTCAATCAACCCTTACCGTTTGCAAGGTCAAAAAACCATTGCTTATGAAATCGTTGAAGCTTTAGGCCGCGCACCTGATTATCACTGCTTACCTGTTGGTAATGCAGGTAACATCACTGCTCACTGGATGGGTTATACCGAAGCTGTAGCAAACCAACCTGCTGATCAGTTTGAACAAGTGATTTATGATGCAGCTACTGATCAATTCACTGGTCCAAAACCTGAAGGTTTACCAACAATGGTTGGTTACCAAGCTTCTGGCGCAGCTCCATTCTTACGTGGTGCTCCAGTTGAAAGCCCTGAAACAGTTGCAACTGCAATCCGTATTGGTAATCCACAAAGCTGGAACCATGCAAAAGCTGTAGTACGTGACTCTAAAGGCTGGTTCGATGAACTTCAAGACAGCGAAATTTTAGAAGCTCAACGCTTACTTTCTATGTATGAAGGCGTATTTGTTGAGCCAGCATCTGCTGCTTCTATTGGCGGTGCGATTCGCGATATTAAAGCAGGTAAGATTGCTGAAGGTTCTGTCATTGTATGTACAGTAACTGGTAATGGCTTGAAAGATCCTGATACTGCAATCAAACAATGTGCTGATGCAGTGATGTTGTCAATTGATGCGACAATGAGCCAAGTAAAAGATTCGATTTTATCTAATATGTAA
- the xerD gene encoding site-specific tyrosine recombinase XerD: MLNKKPRIPSPVQIPEHLSFLQGFRDYLVAQTVSPHTRNAYLSDLIQCSELHQKTALPQWTSDDIADVLIELTKAGKSPRSIARCLSALRQFYKFLREQKLRSDNPVATHHSPKIGRALPKDLSEEDVEALIQAPDINTALGLRDRAMFEVLYACGLRVSELLNLRLELINLKQGYLRVTGKGNKERLVPLGQFACEWVERYLHNARPQLYKSSTDYLFLTQHGGIMSRQNFWYAIKRYALQANIQAELSPHTLRHAFATHLLNHGADLRVVQMLLGHSDLSTTQIYTHVAQVRMQQLHEKHHPRG; this comes from the coding sequence ATGTTGAATAAAAAACCGCGTATTCCAAGCCCAGTTCAAATTCCTGAACATTTAAGCTTTTTACAAGGTTTTCGAGACTATTTAGTTGCACAGACAGTAAGTCCTCATACACGAAATGCTTATTTATCCGACCTCATTCAATGCAGTGAACTTCATCAAAAAACAGCTCTTCCACAGTGGACAAGTGATGATATTGCTGATGTTCTAATTGAACTGACAAAAGCAGGGAAAAGTCCCCGCTCGATTGCTCGCTGCTTATCTGCTCTACGCCAGTTTTACAAATTTTTACGTGAACAGAAATTACGAAGCGATAATCCTGTAGCAACTCACCATTCTCCAAAAATTGGACGGGCCTTACCCAAAGATTTATCTGAAGAAGATGTTGAAGCACTGATCCAAGCACCCGATATCAATACAGCACTTGGCTTACGTGATCGAGCAATGTTTGAAGTACTTTACGCCTGCGGTTTACGTGTTTCAGAACTACTTAACTTGCGATTAGAGCTCATTAATTTAAAGCAAGGCTATTTACGTGTTACAGGTAAAGGCAATAAAGAACGTTTAGTTCCATTAGGACAATTCGCTTGTGAATGGGTAGAACGCTATTTGCATAATGCTCGGCCTCAGCTCTACAAAAGCTCGACTGACTATCTTTTTTTGACCCAACATGGCGGAATTATGAGTCGGCAGAACTTTTGGTATGCCATTAAACGCTATGCGCTTCAAGCCAATATTCAAGCTGAACTCTCACCTCACACCTTACGTCACGCCTTTGCAACACACTTACTCAATCATGGCGCTGATTTACGCGTAGTACAAATGTTACTGGGTCATAGCGATTTATCTACAACACAAATCTATACACATGTTGCACAAGTACGAATGCAACAATTACATGAAAAACATCACCCTAGAGGATGA
- a CDS encoding homoserine dehydrogenase, whose amino-acid sequence MKPVRLAILGLGTVGGGALKLLQENAAEIKRRTGREIQITHVGTRRPRPDLELEGIKQSADLLDIVRQPDVDVVVEVMGGIHPAYEVIMEAIKHGKQVVTANKALLAEHGNELFKAAEDNAVQIAYEAAVAGGIPIIKVIREGLAANHIEWLAGIINGTGNFILTEMREKGRAFDDVLKEAQELGYAEADPTFDVEGIDAAHKLTILASCAFGIPLQFDKVYTEGISKITAQDVKYAEELGFRIKHLGIARRAEKGIELRVHPTLIPDEQLIANVNGVKNAVLVQAHAVGPTLYYGAGAGAGPTASAVVADVIDIVRDISYTEDGAGTIPQLAFEALTNVPILSREEMTTGYYIRLNAEDQTGVLADVTTILSRAGISIDAIMQQSRLKDLIPIVILTDPIVESKMDEALAQIQALPAIRGEIVRIRLESLDS is encoded by the coding sequence GTGAAACCAGTTCGCCTGGCAATACTCGGTCTAGGAACCGTAGGTGGAGGAGCCCTTAAACTACTACAAGAAAATGCCGCTGAAATTAAACGTCGCACCGGTCGAGAAATTCAAATTACCCACGTTGGAACACGCCGCCCTCGTCCAGATCTAGAATTGGAAGGGATTAAACAAAGCGCCGATTTACTTGACATCGTTCGTCAACCAGACGTTGATGTAGTTGTAGAAGTTATGGGTGGGATCCACCCTGCTTACGAAGTAATCATGGAAGCGATCAAACACGGCAAACAAGTCGTGACTGCAAACAAAGCGTTACTCGCTGAACATGGCAATGAACTATTTAAAGCAGCAGAAGACAATGCTGTACAAATTGCTTATGAAGCAGCAGTTGCTGGCGGTATTCCAATTATTAAAGTCATCCGCGAAGGTCTTGCTGCAAACCATATTGAATGGTTGGCAGGCATCATTAATGGTACAGGTAACTTTATTCTGACTGAAATGCGTGAAAAAGGTCGTGCATTTGATGATGTATTAAAAGAAGCTCAAGAGCTTGGTTATGCAGAAGCAGATCCAACTTTTGACGTTGAAGGTATTGATGCTGCGCACAAGCTTACAATTTTAGCGTCTTGTGCGTTTGGTATTCCTCTTCAGTTTGATAAGGTCTATACCGAAGGTATTAGTAAAATCACTGCACAAGATGTGAAATATGCAGAAGAACTTGGTTTCCGCATTAAACACCTAGGAATTGCACGTCGCGCTGAAAAGGGTATTGAACTACGTGTTCACCCAACGCTCATTCCAGATGAACAGCTTATTGCGAATGTAAACGGCGTTAAAAATGCTGTTTTAGTTCAAGCGCATGCTGTAGGCCCAACGCTCTATTACGGTGCTGGTGCGGGTGCTGGTCCAACAGCTTCTGCTGTTGTTGCCGATGTAATTGATATTGTTCGTGACATCTCTTATACCGAAGACGGTGCAGGAACAATTCCTCAGTTGGCTTTTGAAGCATTAACAAATGTGCCAATTTTAAGCCGTGAAGAAATGACCACTGGTTATTACATCCGCTTAAATGCAGAAGATCAAACTGGCGTACTTGCAGATGTTACTACCATCTTAAGCCGTGCTGGAATTAGTATTGATGCCATCATGCAACAATCCCGTTTAAAAGACCTTATTCCAATCGTGATTCTGACCGATCCAATCGTTGAATCTAAAATGGATGAGGCTCTTGCACAAATCCAAGCATTACCTGCAATTCGTGGCGAAATCGTAAGAATTCGTTTAGAATCGCTCGATAGTTAA
- the pbpG gene encoding D-alanyl-D-alanine endopeptidase PBP7/8 codes for MKNSKKSLIHVLSMSILLSLSSTSFAELVNNPSSGSSGTASLNWSSADASQFLNEEDDEPTPQGSTSVTTTLRGGSAPKVIASAPKLAPIRDTSGYNAQPSVSARAALVMDAQTGEVLFSKNTNASVPIASITKLMTAVVTADARLNMSEEIMLEQIDFAGANGKNSSSTLRVGDKMNRAEVLLFALMKSENPAAAALARTYPGGRPAFVAAMNAKARALGMNATHYYESTGLDPRNVSSARDLGILASTASQYGLIRQFSTTPTYDFNLGYRVLKSNNTNALVRNGGWNINLSKTGYINEAGRCVVMHTTVNSRPAVIVLLGEPSTQARNNDATNLLGWLSNLPKRI; via the coding sequence GTGAAAAATTCTAAAAAGTCTTTAATACATGTGCTAAGCATGTCTATTTTGCTTAGTTTGAGTTCAACAAGCTTTGCAGAACTCGTCAATAACCCGTCCTCAGGGAGTAGTGGTACTGCAAGCTTAAATTGGTCTTCAGCTGATGCTAGCCAATTTTTGAATGAGGAAGATGATGAGCCAACTCCACAAGGTTCAACGTCTGTAACCACGACATTGCGTGGTGGTAGCGCACCGAAAGTTATAGCATCTGCTCCTAAGCTTGCTCCAATTCGTGATACGAGTGGTTACAATGCTCAGCCGAGTGTAAGTGCTCGAGCTGCGTTAGTGATGGATGCGCAAACGGGTGAGGTGCTGTTTAGTAAAAATACCAATGCTTCTGTGCCAATTGCGTCTATTACCAAGTTAATGACAGCAGTGGTAACAGCAGATGCTCGTTTAAACATGTCAGAAGAAATTATGCTTGAGCAAATTGATTTTGCTGGGGCAAACGGTAAAAATTCAAGTTCAACACTGCGTGTTGGCGACAAAATGAACCGTGCAGAAGTATTGTTGTTTGCTTTGATGAAGTCTGAAAATCCCGCAGCGGCAGCTTTAGCGCGTACTTATCCGGGCGGTCGTCCTGCATTCGTAGCAGCGATGAACGCTAAAGCACGTGCTTTAGGTATGAATGCAACCCATTATTATGAGTCAACTGGTTTAGATCCACGCAATGTATCTTCTGCGCGTGACTTAGGAATTTTAGCGAGTACAGCTTCTCAATATGGTTTGATTCGCCAATTCTCAACTACACCAACTTATGACTTTAACTTGGGTTATCGTGTGTTGAAATCTAATAATACGAATGCTCTAGTGCGTAATGGTGGTTGGAATATTAACTTGTCTAAAACAGGTTATATCAATGAAGCAGGTCGCTGTGTTGTCATGCATACGACTGTAAACTCGCGTCCAGCAGTGATTGTATTACTTGGCGAGCCAAGTACGCAGGCACGTAATAATGATGCAACTAACCTATTAGGTTGGTTAAGTAATTTACCAAAACGTATTTAA
- a CDS encoding DUF6587 family protein: MIQYLIIAVVVSWSAVVVFKKVFPKTANSVFSSLSVFCEKQGWTTLAKWLKPKMTFGCAGGCGCSSEDKPTNTVQEIKPIKWQ; encoded by the coding sequence ATGATTCAATATCTGATTATTGCGGTTGTAGTGAGTTGGAGTGCGGTTGTTGTTTTTAAGAAAGTATTTCCAAAAACAGCAAATTCAGTCTTTTCTTCACTCTCTGTATTTTGTGAAAAGCAGGGTTGGACAACCTTGGCAAAATGGCTTAAACCAAAAATGACCTTTGGCTGTGCTGGTGGCTGTGGTTGTTCAAGCGAAGATAAACCAACCAATACAGTTCAAGAAATTAAGCCGATTAAATGGCAATAA
- a CDS encoding sensor histidine kinase has protein sequence MQFPLNSSLSHTIFRLGTWYGLYRLIIAVSLNIILVLTDAQIDNSLQQPALYSYTLLGYSILSLLQLLCFKFVATQATKQLILFFVVDVICLSLLTFSVGEPNLQLSLLYVIAIFTSAILLSARMSLLITLLAVIAVIYQRFVGSLFDYNNLNTIGNSALLAFLFFVVHGIGQIAVQRFKLLEALTFHQSIELYQLQNINRYILEQIEEGYLVLDENYDIALSNPAACSLLGIPPQFASEKYPLAKWHPDLFEILKFDNLQEGDRFIFESRLSAYSINIKVQHLVVPQQALTLLILQDAQQINQQAQQLKLAALGQLSASIAHEIRNPLAAIVQANELLKDSDLEQQNTLRRMIGKQTKRIDSIVQDTLGLASSERTYPIQIELNNFIKTLLDEDLLDVKHSIQLKISDSSLKLLFDEKQLRQVLINLVRNALRHNAPDSPHVLINIHSQTNKIYIDVIDYGEGVSKRDISQLFKPFFSTEINGTGLGLYLSHSFCEANHAKLTYVEQKQGACFRMECPIIY, from the coding sequence ATGCAATTTCCCTTAAACTCATCGTTGTCCCATACGATTTTTCGTTTGGGCACGTGGTATGGTTTATATCGTCTTATTATTGCGGTTAGCCTCAATATTATTTTGGTTTTAACCGATGCTCAAATCGACAATAGTCTACAACAACCCGCTTTATATTCTTATACCCTGCTCGGCTATTCCATATTAAGCCTTCTTCAGCTTTTGTGTTTTAAGTTTGTTGCAACTCAGGCAACCAAGCAGCTTATTTTATTTTTTGTAGTTGATGTTATCTGCCTGAGTTTACTTACATTTTCTGTAGGCGAACCAAATCTACAACTCAGCTTGCTGTATGTTATTGCTATATTTACCTCGGCAATTTTACTCAGCGCAAGAATGTCTTTACTCATTACATTACTTGCTGTCATTGCCGTGATTTACCAACGTTTTGTTGGTAGTTTATTTGACTACAATAATCTAAATACGATTGGTAATAGTGCTTTATTAGCCTTCTTATTTTTTGTGGTGCATGGCATCGGGCAAATTGCAGTACAGCGCTTTAAACTACTTGAAGCACTGACTTTCCACCAATCCATAGAACTCTATCAACTACAAAATATTAACCGCTATATTTTGGAACAAATTGAAGAAGGCTATTTGGTTCTAGATGAAAACTACGACATTGCTTTAAGCAATCCAGCTGCCTGCTCTCTGTTAGGGATTCCCCCTCAATTTGCCAGTGAAAAATACCCTTTAGCGAAATGGCACCCCGATTTATTTGAAATTCTTAAGTTTGATAACCTGCAAGAAGGCGATCGATTTATTTTTGAATCTCGACTATCGGCATATTCTATTAATATTAAAGTGCAACATCTTGTGGTGCCGCAACAAGCATTGACGCTACTCATCTTACAAGATGCACAGCAGATTAATCAGCAAGCTCAACAACTCAAACTTGCTGCCTTAGGGCAACTTTCAGCCAGCATTGCACATGAAATCCGTAATCCCCTAGCAGCCATTGTTCAGGCAAATGAATTACTTAAAGATAGTGATTTAGAACAGCAAAATACTTTACGTCGTATGATTGGTAAGCAAACAAAGCGCATCGATAGTATTGTTCAAGACACATTAGGACTGGCCAGCAGCGAAAGAACTTACCCAATCCAAATTGAATTAAACAATTTCATAAAGACGTTATTAGACGAAGATCTTTTAGATGTTAAACATTCTATACAGCTTAAAATTTCCGATTCATCCTTAAAATTATTATTTGATGAGAAACAACTTAGGCAGGTGCTCATTAACCTTGTCAGAAATGCTTTACGACATAATGCACCCGATTCACCCCATGTTCTGATCAACATTCATTCACAAACAAATAAAATTTATATTGATGTGATCGATTACGGCGAAGGGGTTTCAAAACGTGATATATCTCAATTATTTAAACCATTTTTTAGTACCGAAATTAATGGAACTGGTTTAGGATTATATTTGTCTCATAGTTTTTGTGAGGCAAACCATGCAAAGCTCACTTATGTAGAGCAAAAACAAGGGGCATGCTTCCGAATGGAATGCCCAATAATATATTGA
- a CDS encoding FeoA family protein: MRLSALKVKQAATITKVNRIEVESEQQDLVAIRLESLGFVPGTRVEVITKGIFGGDPILIQIGFTRFALRKAEAEKIEILVEEGVPA, from the coding sequence GTGCGTTTATCAGCTTTAAAAGTGAAGCAAGCGGCGACCATCACCAAAGTGAATCGGATAGAAGTAGAGTCCGAGCAGCAAGATTTGGTCGCAATTCGTTTGGAAAGTCTGGGCTTTGTACCAGGCACACGAGTGGAAGTGATTACCAAGGGTATTTTTGGTGGTGATCCGATCTTGATCCAAATTGGCTTTACTCGTTTCGCTTTACGTAAAGCAGAAGCGGAAAAAATTGAAATTCTAGTAGAAGAAGGAGTACCCGCATGA